The window GTTGTCTGGCGGGGCGTGAATCAATGATGTAGTAGggattattaaacatttattattaaaatatctaaaattatcaatatttttaaatcttacTGGAAGACATGGACATCTTTCAATTCCAGCATAAGTACTGAGGCATTGCTATAATTACTTTCCTGTGTAAAGTTTTTACTCAAttgacagttttgtcagagCAATTTTGTTCTGTGATGAACATGCACACGCGTATTTTCAAGTCGTATTTTCACACACGCGGTCAGCCATTGATGCCGGTacgtcagctgtggttgttgctcCCGGTAATCTTGTTGTGTGTTGGAGAGTGCAAACAGCTGCTCTATGAGTGGGGTCTGATTTGTGACGTGGCAGCACTTTTTTACTGCTAGCTGCGTAGATTAGCTTTCTCAAGCACAAAGCGCAGGGGCAAGCGCCTGCTGCTCTTAACTTCTTGCACAAGCTACCAAAAGTCTTACCGTCTTTACCTATTTCTTCTATCCACGCCCAGCGCTATTTATTTGTTAATCCGTTATCAATTTGGTGGGCATCCTCCCCAGGCTTCATGAATTTACTCTCCATCCTAATCCCCTACATGACATCTCTGCACGGGTATCAATTCAGCACATATTTCCAAGACCCGCCCCATTTcacttctgattggctgataattaggggtgttccaacaagggtacctcacgattcgattcgattttgATTATGGGAGCTTCAATTCTTCGATTATAACAATtgtcgattcgattcgattattggtgccacgattcttcgattattgcgatttttatgcttttttccatacaagattgattttttcttcatctgtggctacatttgttaataaatctaaaactacactcattaagTAGATAAAgaggttttttgaacatttgacttgtatttttcaaagccacaaaatagtttattttatgactatgtaaacatttgcactttgacctaCCTAACTTTGACCATGGAAAGCTCCACTTGCAAGAGAGCCCCCTCTATtggtggaaaacactgaaaacagtcaAGCCCTGGATTTAATGTAAGTAATCTTCAAGTAAACAAGATATGTACTTCCATcaaatttatttaatgaaaaatgGAAACTTATACAGTCTGGAATATGGATAGGATAACTTAACAAAAAAGCTGCCATATTCCAAGGGAACAAATTGCCTTCTTCTGAACGAAAGTGCATATATCACATACATTCTacatcttgtcaactacacctggatgaaattttagacttctaggcctaaccttatgggagttatggagtttttagtttgtggtgtcactgaCGTCCACGAACCTTTCCAAAACGTCTCCgaatggccaaattgtgccaaatgcttttactcacttctgtgacactggaaacattactgtAGCATTttggtgactataaaaccttttctccatgattcaaaacataattttttcacacattcaatTGATGGGCggttggaggggtttccacatgcttctaggtggccatattgagatattgacatgtgacaagacactacagaatagtaaccattatacaaaaatgacagactatactgaactgaatttcaaacaaggattttATTATCTTTCAGTATACTATTCAGGTATactatccccccccccccccccgtcatgTTCATCGAAGAAAATGTATAACACCAACTTCTTCTTATGATAGAATAGAATGTTATTTACTATATACAGTCAACATTATACAGTCTACATCATCATACAAAATGAAAGTAGTATGACATGAACTTGTGACTGCTTACCAATTGTGTACATGAGAGGTATAacgaaaatgaaaaataaaagtgctgaaaatgaaatgtacagTTTAGAAACAATTAGCAAATGAAACATGTTTCCTACACAGAAATCCTTCTGTTCCTCATTGCCCCCCAGGCTGAAACTGCcctgtcaaaatcaaaatcattgACACTTGGACCATCTATGCTGATGGTCAGTAGTGCATTCAGAGTCTTATTGGTCATCCTGCTGCGCAGTCTGGCCTTGACCCTCTTCAGCGTGCTGAAGGCCCCTTCGCTGTCAGCAGTGCTGACTGGGATGACCATcagcaccgatgccagcagtCTCATGCTGGGATACAGCTCTGCCATGGTGTCTTCTGTCAGGAGGAGTTTCACCAGCTGCTCCTGAGACAAGCCGTTATTCTGCCTGATGTACTCACGCAGACTGTACCACTCATCCTAGACAGCATCAGGTTCAACAATCCCCCCGACATCGCCACCATAATGTGCCACAATGCACTCAACCTCGGCAGAGCCATAGTCCTCGGGCATGGGCTGTGGCATCAGGGATGAGTCCAGGATAGCAAAGCTGGACAGCAGCTGGGTGGAGTCAAAACGGTCCTGCAGGTTCTGCAGCAGGCGGTCGATGAAGGGTTCCCTCACCTCCTTCTGCCACTTGAGCTTCAGCTCAGGGGACATGGAGATGGAGAACTCCGCCAGACGGCCACCTGCTAACAGATCCTGCTCCAGCTTTGAGAGCCTACTACCGTTCATGCCCTCCCTCATCGTCCTCACCAGGGCCACAGTTGTCTGCACATTGCTGTGTATCTGCAGTAAATTAATCTTTGCATGCTGGAAACACCGCGAAAGTGCAGACAAATGTGGCAGCAGGTCACAAAGGAGATAGAGGGTGGCCAGAGTCCGATAGTCCTTCAGCCACGCCAGGAGTCCAAATGCTGTCACGTTGTCCTTGGCCTCGTGGTCCAGGCTAAGCAGCACGACGGGCAGGCTCTTATGAAGAGCCTTGCATGCCTCGTCGTGGCTGAGCCATCTGGTATCCACAGCGTTCTTCATCGTTGTTCTGATGATGTCCAGCATGTCCTGAAGTTGTAAAACAATTCAGTCAGTGTTTAATGCAACTTCATTTTTCAAGTTAGTAAGTTAATGTCATTAGTAGGACTTGGTTTGTACAGACTACCTGGATCTGGTGTAGGCGGGACATCCTACATGCTGAGTTGTCATAGAACCGAAACAGCTCCCCGAGATTTTGCTTGAACTTGTTTCGGAAGTAAGCAACAGCTTCTCCAGCCTGGCCAGCTGCTAGTGCCAGCCTATGCGCAATGCAATGGATGGCAACTAG is drawn from Sparus aurata chromosome 8, fSpaAur1.1, whole genome shotgun sequence and contains these coding sequences:
- the LOC115586573 gene encoding zinc finger protein 862-like encodes the protein MYWAKDPVACLRTDTITRHAPSFQHKQAVWKENVRLFSERNGGIAQAFQCEVSLQREALTKAMKTLYFLAKEEMAHTTKFSSLVDFARDHLGCDVFSHLSQGENATYTSERILQELLQVMADQLQAEHSRLLAGSTYFGLQVDETTDITTTKELVLLTRLITGGEVINRFAGMVEVDDGKANTISSAILAWIQKKGLDVQKLMGLGSDGAPVMTGKRNGVATLLKGQSKHLVAIHCIAHRLALAAGQAGEAVAYFRNKFKQNLGELFRFYDNSACRMSRLHQIQDMLDIIRTTMKNAVDTRWLSHDEACKALHKSLPVVLLSLDHEAKDNVTAFGLLAWLKDYRTLATLYLLCDLLPHLSALSRCFQHAKINLLQIHSNVQTTVALVRTMREGMNGSRLSKLEQDLLAGGRLAEFSISMSPELKLKWQKEVREPFIDRLLQNLQDRFDSTQLLSSFAILDSSLMPQPMPEDYGSAEDEWYSLREYIRQNNGLSQEQLVKLLLTEDTMAELYPSMRLLASVLMVIPVSTADSEGAFSTLKRVKARLRSRMTNKTLNALLTISIDGPSVNDFDFDRAVSAWGAMRNRRISV